The sequence GGCGCCACGCTCACGGACGCGACATCGGGGTTCAAGGCGTGCGGGCCACGGGCCATCGGCCTCTACGCGGTCGACTACCCGGCGGAGTACCTCGGCGACACGATCGAGTCGCTGGTGATCGGCGCGCGGGCCGGCCTGCGGGTGACCCAGGTGGGCGTGCGGATGCGGCCCCGCGCTGCCGGCAACGCCTCGCACAACCCGCTGAAGTCGCTCATATTCCTGGTCCGGGCCACGGTCGCCCTCGTCATCGCGCTGACGCGACCCAAGGTCTCGATCCACGATCGGGCGGTCTCGTGAACGGCTACGGGTTCGCCCTTGCCCTCGTCGTTGTCGTCCTCGTCACGATCGTCCAGCTGCTGCGCACCCGACGACTCCGGGAGAAGTACGCCACTGCGTGGATCGCCGTCGCGTTCGTCGTCGTGGTCATCGGGGTCTTCCCGGACCTGCTGTTCGCGCTCGCGTCGTTGGTTGGCGTCCAGACGCCGCTCAACCTGCTCTTCGCGCTCGGCGGTGTCGTCCTGCTCGTCGTCTGCATCCAGTTCAGCGTCGAGATCACGTCCCTGGAGGCCGAGACGCGCACGCTGGCGGAGGAGGTGGCGCTGCTGCGCCACGACGTGCGCCGTCTGCAGACGGGTACCGATCGCGCTGAGCCGACTGCACACGCCGACCCGTCGAGGGCCGAGGGGACCGACGCCGGCGAGTCCTAGACTGGGCGCCTGCCCGAGCCGATCCGACGATGACGACGAGGTGGACCTGCCGTGACTGCGCTCGACCGTGATGCCCGCGTCTACGTCGCCGGCCACCGAGGACTCGTGGGCTCCGCGATCTGGCGGCGTCTCGAGCACGAGGGCTTCCAGGACCTGGTCGGGCACGCCTCGTCCGAGCTCGACCTCCGCGACCGTGACGCCACCTTCGCCGCGTTCGAGGCCGACCGGCCGGACGTCGTCGTGGTCGCTGCCGCGAAGGTCGGCGGCATCAAGGCCAACGACACCTACCCGGTCGAGTTCCTCACCGACAACCTGCGCATCCAGAACAACGTGATGGAGGCGGCGCACTCGGTCGGGGTCGACCGGCTGCTGTTCCTCGGGTCGTCGTGCATCTACCCGAAGATGGCACCGCAGCCCATCCACGAGGACTCACTGCTGACCGGGCCGCTCGAGTCGACGAACGAGGCCTATGCCATCGCGAAGATTGCGGGGATCACGGCCGTGCAGTCCTACCGGCGCGAGTACGGCCGGCGCTGGATCTCGGCCATGCCGACCAACCTCTACGGTCCGGGCGACAACTACGACCTCGCCACCTCGCACGTGCTGCCGGCGCTGATCCGACGCTTCGACGAGGCGCGTGCGAACGGCATCGGTTCGGTGACGCTATGGGGGACCGGCTCGCCACGTCGTGAGTTCCTGCACGTCGACGACCTCGCGGTCGCGACCCTGCACCTGCTGGAGCACTACGACGAGTCTCAGACGATCAACGCCGGTGTCGGCGAGGACCTCCCCATCTCGGAGCTGGCCGCGCTGGTGGCCGACGTGGTCGGCTACGAGGGCGCGACGGTCTGGGACACCTCGATGCCCGATGGCACCCCGCGCAAGCTCCTGGACGTGTCCCGGCTCAAGGCGCTGGGCTGGAGCCCGTCGATCGGCCTGCGCGAGGGCATCGTGTCGACCGTGGCGGACTTCCGAGGTCGACGCATGACCCTGGACGGCTAGCGCGCAAAGTCAGCCCCGCCGGCATCGTCGCAGGTCAGGACGTCGTGGCGGTCCGCTCGGTCGCGTCGTAGAGCGAGGGTCCGATGCCGACCGTGAACACCCAGGAGCGGCCCGGGGCCAGCCTCAGCGGCGCGCCGCCGGACGTCGTGAGTGTGGTCGGTGAGGTTTGGGTGGGGCGCGACCAGTGGCCGGTCGTGCACCTGCCACCCCGCATCAGGATCGCGTCGCCGCCCGCCCCGGCGTAGGACTCCAGCACCGGCACCTGGTAGTTGGACCGGTCCTTGGTGCTGGGGGAGTCGTACATGCGCAGAACGACGACGTTCGTGGCGGTGAGAGGCTTGCCCGTCTCGCGATCGATGAGGTCCTTGTCGTCGAACTCCAAGACCCAGGACTTGGACGCCGCGTCCCAGTGCGCGCCGCCCGTGGTCTGCTTGGCCCAGGTGGCTGTCAGCCTGGTGCAGGGGCTGGAGCCCGCGGCGGCCTTGCCGAAGGCGAATCCGCCGCTGGCGGGGGGGTGTGCCCCACCAACGGAGGCGAACCCGGCGAGGGCGATGCCGTTCGCGTAGAAGTTGTAGGGCGCCGACCGGGCCTGATCAGTGCTGTACGACGGCCCGCGGACTTCCGTGTCGCCGACCTTCGCATCCTTCCCGAGGTCGACGAGCAGGCCGTCCGTGGCGGCCCTTGCGATGTCGGCGAGCACCGG comes from Actinomycetes bacterium and encodes:
- a CDS encoding DUF3048 domain-containing protein: MTTIAATHRLFARRARMAGAVALSLGVAACSSSFGVASPPSPTPPAPVNTVAPPVATTKGIDPLTGTAGEIGPAVAVKVANTKEAWPQSGVSAADQVWVEEIEGGHLRLVAIYASSYPAKIGPVRSARETDIGLVPQFGKPGFAYAGADTPVLADIARAATDGLLVDLGKDAKVGDTEVRGPSYSTDQARSAPYNFYANGIALAGFASVGGAHPPASGGFAFGKAAAGSSPCTRLTATWAKQTTGGAHWDAASKSWVLEFDDKDLIDRETGKPLTATNVVVLRMYDSPSTKDRSNYQVPVLESYAGAGGDAILMRGGRCTTGHWSRPTQTSPTTLTTSGGAPLRLAPGRSWVFTVGIGPSLYDATERTATTS
- a CDS encoding DUF2304 domain-containing protein; the encoded protein is MNGYGFALALVVVVLVTIVQLLRTRRLREKYATAWIAVAFVVVVIGVFPDLLFALASLVGVQTPLNLLFALGGVVLLVVCIQFSVEITSLEAETRTLAEEVALLRHDVRRLQTGTDRAEPTAHADPSRAEGTDAGES
- a CDS encoding glycosyltransferase family 2 protein → RLLAAMDGGDVDVVIGARFAGRGDYDVRGPRRWAMKLMSRVLSRITGATLTDATSGFKACGPRAIGLYAVDYPAEYLGDTIESLVIGARAGLRVTQVGVRMRPRAAGNASHNPLKSLIFLVRATVALVIALTRPKVSIHDRAVS
- a CDS encoding GDP-L-fucose synthase, which encodes MTALDRDARVYVAGHRGLVGSAIWRRLEHEGFQDLVGHASSELDLRDRDATFAAFEADRPDVVVVAAAKVGGIKANDTYPVEFLTDNLRIQNNVMEAAHSVGVDRLLFLGSSCIYPKMAPQPIHEDSLLTGPLESTNEAYAIAKIAGITAVQSYRREYGRRWISAMPTNLYGPGDNYDLATSHVLPALIRRFDEARANGIGSVTLWGTGSPRREFLHVDDLAVATLHLLEHYDESQTINAGVGEDLPISELAALVADVVGYEGATVWDTSMPDGTPRKLLDVSRLKALGWSPSIGLREGIVSTVADFRGRRMTLDG